A stretch of Cyanobacterium sp. HL-69 DNA encodes these proteins:
- a CDS encoding diguanylate cyclase/phosphodiesterase with PAS/PAC sensor(s) — protein sequence MNVTYDIPLVILSAIIAVGAGYFTIEMSQEVTLNKGLERWSWLLISAVTMGMGIWGMHFIAMTAFSIEPKISYDFLIVLVSLFAAVVGCIQGLYIITQPLVTNKTIVAGAITMGAAIAGMHYIGMAAMRVAADVSYDPTLFILSVVIAIAASFAAIKIVIGLRTGKKDALYNFKKTSASLIMGVAVLSMHYTGMAAAKFTTNYSLLTQQATNILDSQMIGFSVALAVLGMFAIVYTVLANSHWNRSV from the coding sequence ATGAATGTAACTTATGATATTCCCCTCGTTATTCTTTCCGCTATTATTGCGGTGGGGGCTGGTTATTTCACCATCGAAATGTCTCAGGAAGTAACTTTAAACAAGGGTTTAGAGCGTTGGAGTTGGTTGCTCATTAGTGCTGTAACTATGGGTATGGGTATTTGGGGTATGCACTTTATTGCCATGACGGCTTTTTCTATCGAGCCCAAGATTAGTTATGATTTTTTGATTGTGTTAGTTTCTTTGTTTGCGGCTGTGGTGGGTTGTATTCAGGGTTTATACATTATCACTCAGCCTTTGGTGACAAATAAAACCATTGTGGCGGGGGCTATCACCATGGGGGCGGCCATTGCAGGAATGCACTACATTGGTATGGCTGCCATGAGGGTGGCTGCGGATGTGAGTTATGATCCTACTTTGTTTATTTTATCGGTTGTAATTGCGATCGCAGCTTCTTTTGCGGCCATTAAAATTGTTATTGGATTAAGGACAGGGAAAAAAGATGCTTTGTATAACTTCAAAAAAACCAGTGCGTCTCTAATTATGGGTGTTGCGGTGTTATCGATGCACTATACAGGCATGGCAGCGGCTAAATTCACCACCAATTATAGTTTACTGACCCAACAAGCCACAAACATTCTGGATAGCCAGATGATTGGTTTTTCCGTTGCCCTTGCGGTGTTAGGGATGTTTGCGATCGTTTACACTGTATTAGCTAACTCCCATTGGAATCGTTCTGTTTAA
- the rpoC2 gene encoding DNA-directed RNA polymerase gamma subunit RpoC2 — protein MTKQQTRQFDYVKIGIASPERIREWGERTLPNGIVVGEVTTPETINYRTLKPEMDGLFCEKIFGPSKDWECHCGKYKRVRHRGIVCERCGVEVTESRVRRHRMGYLKLAAPVTHVWYLKGIPSYLSILLDMPLRDVEQVVYFNSYVVLNPGNASNLSNRQLLSEDQWMEIEEQIYAEDSELEDIEVGIGAEAVERLLQEIQLEEEADKLREDISNSKGQKRAKLIKRLRLIDNFIATGSKPEWMVLSVIPVIPPDLRPMVQLDGGRFATSDLNDLYRRVINRNNRLKRLQEILAPEIIIRNEKRMLQEAVDALIDNGRRGRTVVGGNNRPLKSLSDIIEGKQGRFRQNLLGKRVDYSGRSVIVVGPSLQIYQCGLPREMAIELFQPFVINRLIRIGIVSNIKAAKKMIIKGDPSIWKVLEEVITGHPVLLNRAPTLHRLGIQAFEPVLVEGRAIQLHPLVCPPFNADFDGDQMAVHVPLSIEAQAEARLLMMACHNILSPATGKPIIAPSQDMVLGCYYLTAENPAATKGADSYYANLEDAFKAYEQGLIDLHAYVWVRFDGEVDGSRPDDTPEKIEELTDGSVWKYYGDRKVRETAEGEKIAQYVHTTPGRIIYNKTIIDALDFEAV, from the coding sequence ATGACAAAGCAACAAACAAGACAGTTTGACTACGTTAAAATCGGCATCGCCTCCCCCGAAAGAATTAGAGAATGGGGCGAGCGCACCTTACCCAATGGTATTGTAGTCGGTGAAGTAACAACCCCAGAAACCATCAACTATCGTACCCTCAAGCCCGAAATGGACGGCTTATTTTGTGAGAAAATTTTTGGTCCTTCCAAGGATTGGGAATGTCATTGTGGAAAATATAAGAGAGTACGCCATCGTGGCATTGTGTGCGAACGTTGTGGGGTTGAAGTTACAGAGTCTAGGGTGCGCCGTCATCGTATGGGCTACCTCAAACTAGCCGCCCCTGTTACCCACGTATGGTACTTAAAAGGAATTCCTAGTTATCTAAGTATTCTCCTTGATATGCCCCTTCGGGACGTAGAACAAGTAGTATATTTCAACTCCTACGTGGTGCTAAACCCCGGTAATGCCAGTAACTTGAGTAACCGTCAATTGCTCAGTGAAGATCAATGGATGGAAATTGAGGAGCAAATTTATGCCGAGGATTCAGAATTAGAAGATATTGAAGTAGGTATTGGCGCCGAGGCGGTAGAGCGTTTATTACAAGAAATTCAACTAGAAGAAGAAGCAGATAAATTAAGGGAAGATATAAGCAACAGTAAAGGACAAAAAAGAGCGAAATTAATCAAAAGATTACGCTTAATTGATAACTTTATTGCCACAGGTTCAAAACCTGAATGGATGGTTTTAAGTGTAATTCCTGTCATTCCCCCTGATTTGCGCCCCATGGTGCAATTAGATGGTGGTCGTTTTGCTACCTCTGACCTTAACGATTTATACCGTCGTGTAATTAACCGTAATAATCGTTTAAAACGTCTTCAAGAAATTCTTGCCCCTGAAATTATTATCCGTAACGAAAAACGGATGTTACAAGAAGCGGTGGATGCTCTTATTGATAACGGACGTAGAGGGCGTACTGTGGTAGGTGGTAATAATCGTCCCCTCAAATCCCTTTCTGATATTATCGAAGGGAAGCAAGGTCGTTTCCGTCAAAACCTCTTGGGTAAACGGGTGGACTACTCTGGACGTTCGGTAATTGTAGTCGGTCCTAGTTTACAGATTTATCAGTGCGGTTTGCCTAGGGAAATGGCGATCGAACTTTTCCAACCCTTTGTCATTAACCGTCTCATCCGTATCGGTATTGTTAGCAATATCAAGGCGGCTAAGAAAATGATTATCAAAGGTGATCCTAGTATCTGGAAAGTATTAGAGGAAGTTATCACAGGACACCCTGTACTACTAAACCGTGCGCCGACTCTTCACCGTTTGGGTATCCAAGCCTTTGAGCCTGTGTTGGTAGAGGGTAGAGCTATTCAACTCCATCCTCTTGTGTGTCCTCCTTTCAACGCTGACTTTGACGGGGACCAAATGGCGGTACACGTACCCCTGTCCATTGAAGCCCAAGCGGAGGCTCGTTTGTTGATGATGGCTTGTCACAACATTCTTTCTCCTGCTACGGGTAAACCTATTATCGCTCCTTCTCAGGATATGGTATTGGGTTGTTATTACCTAACAGCAGAAAATCCTGCTGCCACTAAGGGCGCTGATAGTTATTATGCTAACCTTGAGGATGCTTTTAAAGCCTATGAGCAAGGTTTAATTGATTTACACGCCTATGTATGGGTGCGTTTTGATGGGGAGGTTGATGGTAGTCGCCCTGATGATACCCCAGAAAAAATTGAAGAACTTACCGATGGTAGTGTTTGGAAGTATTATGGCGATCGCAAAGTGCGCGAAACCGCTGAGGGTGAAAAAATTGCCCAATATGTCCACACCACTCCCGGACGCATTATTTATAACAAAACCATCATTGACGCTTTAGATTTTGAAGCTGTTTAA
- the prc-3 gene encoding carboxyl-terminal processing protease, with protein sequence MKKSNTLTPDNLRKVFLALATGTLIPLFYPIPTQAEMVESPKAIVDEVWQIVNREFVDGDFNKVDWQRKRSELLSRDYSNPRQAYQAIEGALKDLGDPYTRFLVPDQFEALTNQTSGRVSGVGIRMAVDQRTQDLYVVEAIRNSPAEEMGLKRGDRIVRIDGKPTALMDLQQASEAMQGDNGSDVRLQIARQGESSFEVVITRAEIQIPALDYSLRQEGELNVGYIRLEEFSSNATEQMQEAITSLQDQDVSAFVLDLRGNPGGLLFASVDIARMWMAEGEIVDVVDRRGGHRRFHANNSALTDLPLVVLVDGNSASASEILAGALKENQRATVVGTNTFGKGTVQSVHSLSDGSGLAVTISRYYPPSGLNISKNGIAPNVIQNISRRQQSQLRDDPSLIGTSSDPQYYRAVSVLRNLAFSPVENSPVSRN encoded by the coding sequence ATGAAAAAGTCAAATACCTTAACACCCGATAATCTCAGAAAAGTTTTTCTTGCCCTCGCTACGGGAACCCTAATACCTTTGTTTTATCCTATTCCTACTCAGGCTGAAATGGTTGAAAGCCCGAAGGCAATTGTGGATGAGGTATGGCAAATTGTCAATCGAGAGTTTGTGGATGGAGATTTTAATAAGGTTGACTGGCAAAGAAAAAGAAGTGAGCTACTCAGCAGAGATTATAGTAACCCCAGACAGGCATATCAGGCCATTGAGGGGGCTTTAAAAGATTTGGGTGATCCTTATACTCGTTTTTTGGTGCCTGATCAGTTTGAAGCCCTTACCAATCAGACTTCTGGACGGGTTTCTGGGGTGGGGATTCGTATGGCTGTAGATCAAAGAACTCAAGATTTATATGTAGTTGAGGCAATTCGCAATTCTCCAGCAGAAGAAATGGGATTGAAAAGGGGCGATCGCATTGTACGTATTGACGGAAAACCAACGGCTTTAATGGACTTACAACAGGCCTCAGAAGCCATGCAGGGGGATAATGGTAGTGATGTACGCTTACAAATTGCCCGTCAAGGAGAATCCAGTTTTGAGGTGGTAATTACCCGTGCAGAAATTCAAATACCTGCCCTCGATTACAGCCTCCGACAAGAAGGGGAATTAAATGTAGGTTACATAAGGCTAGAAGAATTTAGCTCTAATGCCACTGAGCAAATGCAAGAAGCCATTACCAGTTTACAAGATCAAGATGTTTCCGCCTTTGTATTGGACTTGAGAGGCAACCCCGGAGGACTCCTATTTGCCAGTGTAGATATTGCTAGAATGTGGATGGCAGAAGGAGAAATTGTCGATGTAGTGGATCGTCGGGGGGGGCATCGTCGCTTCCACGCTAACAACTCCGCCCTCACAGATCTTCCCCTTGTGGTATTGGTAGATGGTAATTCTGCCAGTGCTAGTGAGATTTTGGCTGGGGCATTAAAGGAAAATCAAAGGGCTACGGTAGTGGGCACAAATACCTTCGGTAAGGGTACGGTACAGTCAGTACATTCTCTTTCTGACGGCTCTGGATTGGCGGTAACTATTTCTCGTTATTATCCCCCTAGCGGACTAAATATTAGTAAAAATGGCATTGCTCCCAATGTGATCCAAAACATTAGCCGTCGGCAACAGTCACAGTTAAGGGATGATCCTTCTCTTATTGGTACGTCGTCTGATCCTCAATATTATAGAGCGGTAAGCGTCCTCCGAAATTTGGCTTTCTCCCCAGTAGAAAATAGCCCTGTTAGTAGAAATTAG